One stretch of Segatella copri DNA includes these proteins:
- a CDS encoding Lrp/AsnC family transcriptional regulator, whose product MTTEEKLDETDIRILKLLQQNSRLTVKELAARVHLSPSPTFERQKRLEREGYIQRYGAIVDHHKMGHNVIVLCNIRLKQHTHDLIQQFMDTVQTIDQITECYNTTGDYDFLIKVYARDMKAYQDFMLNTLGNIDCIGSLHSIIVIGEIKDSHYIPVAK is encoded by the coding sequence ATGACAACAGAAGAAAAACTTGATGAAACAGACATCAGAATACTGAAGTTACTGCAGCAGAACTCCCGACTCACCGTGAAGGAACTTGCTGCAAGAGTACACCTCTCCCCTTCTCCCACCTTCGAGCGACAGAAGCGACTGGAACGCGAGGGATACATCCAGCGATACGGAGCCATCGTAGACCATCACAAGATGGGACACAACGTAATCGTGCTCTGCAATATCCGGCTCAAGCAACACACCCACGATTTGATTCAGCAATTTATGGATACCGTGCAGACCATCGACCAGATAACGGAGTGCTACAACACCACCGGCGATTATGACTTCCTGATCAAGGTATATGCCCGCGATATGAAAGCCTATCAGGACTTCATGCTCAACACCCTGGGAAACATCGACTGCATCGGAAGTCTGCACAGCATTATCGTGATTGGAGAAATCAAGGATTCGCATTATATACCCGTAGCTAAATAA
- a CDS encoding M15 family metallopeptidase codes for MKAKNILMICLFISGLFCLPSKAQQPGENVSPQTIRKLGEKHFFSISTIPDDIFRLMQGKTYKKNCTVARSELRYIRCLHVDKDGRNIVGEMVVNRAIATDVLDILKKLYEAKYPIERMRLIDYWDADDERAMRANNSSSFNFRFISHTHTVSKHGRGLAVDINTLYNPYHKRLKNGKEVVEPATARPYLDRSKNHAYMIKKGDLCYRLFKAKGFRWGGDWKHSKDYQHFEK; via the coding sequence ATGAAAGCAAAAAATATATTGATGATATGCCTGTTTATTTCCGGACTTTTCTGCCTCCCATCCAAGGCACAGCAGCCTGGAGAAAACGTCAGTCCTCAAACCATCAGGAAACTGGGCGAGAAGCATTTCTTCTCCATCTCCACTATTCCCGATGATATCTTCCGTCTGATGCAGGGCAAGACATACAAGAAGAACTGTACCGTGGCAAGAAGCGAACTGAGATACATAAGATGCCTGCACGTAGACAAGGACGGCAGAAACATCGTAGGAGAGATGGTGGTGAACAGGGCGATAGCCACAGATGTGCTCGATATTCTGAAAAAGCTCTACGAGGCAAAATATCCGATAGAGCGGATGAGACTCATTGACTACTGGGATGCCGACGACGAAAGGGCGATGAGAGCCAACAACTCCTCCAGCTTCAACTTCCGCTTCATCTCACATACCCATACGGTATCGAAGCACGGAAGGGGACTGGCCGTAGACATCAACACCCTCTACAATCCTTACCACAAACGACTGAAGAACGGCAAGGAAGTGGTGGAGCCTGCCACCGCCCGCCCCTATCTGGACCGCAGCAAGAACCACGCTTATATGATAAAAAAAGGCGACCTCTGCTACCGGCTTTTCAAGGCAAAAGGATTCAGATGGGGAGGTGACTGGAAACACAGCAAAGATTACCAGCACTTCGAAAAATAG
- a CDS encoding DUF3810 domain-containing protein — protein MKILHTLRLDRMKWRHWVLLLLLILVTLTKMIPLWGVIYTYHVYPVIGTLLSPISGIFPFAVGDIFIALSIVWVVLYPIYEMGLRKKLARRFIFLAAKSGGYPKKKVVFGRVIEYLLWVYVWFYAAWGLNYSQPVIYYRVGMQPAEVSKEKFRKFAYQYADSLNLLSEERRGKSEKFNCIVDDKLKNRVRNAVLKEYNKIGYREGINPPFNQHPHAKTMVFTPLSSMSGVTGSMGPFFCEFTLNGDILAHDYPATYAHEFAHFLGIANEGEANFYSYLVCTASQDKAVKFSGYYHILPHVLYNVFDILGEKEGEKYLKYIRPEIIRLLKSDRQYWQGKRCKALDAAQDFFFELYLRGNHVEGGRKSYAGVIGLILAWENKQEKSLKKR, from the coding sequence ATGAAGATATTACATACTTTACGACTCGACAGAATGAAGTGGCGCCACTGGGTACTGCTGCTGTTGCTCATCCTCGTCACCCTTACCAAGATGATTCCTCTCTGGGGAGTTATCTACACCTACCATGTTTATCCCGTTATCGGCACCCTTCTCTCGCCCATCTCGGGCATCTTTCCCTTTGCCGTGGGTGATATTTTCATAGCTCTCAGCATCGTCTGGGTCGTCCTCTATCCTATCTACGAGATGGGATTACGGAAGAAACTCGCCCGTCGATTTATCTTTCTTGCTGCCAAGAGCGGCGGCTATCCGAAGAAAAAGGTGGTCTTCGGGAGGGTAATTGAATATCTGCTGTGGGTATATGTATGGTTTTATGCTGCTTGGGGACTGAACTATTCGCAGCCCGTTATCTATTATAGAGTAGGCATGCAGCCTGCTGAGGTTTCGAAAGAGAAGTTCAGGAAATTTGCCTACCAGTATGCTGACAGCCTCAACCTTTTGAGTGAAGAACGGAGAGGGAAGAGTGAAAAATTCAATTGTATTGTGGATGATAAACTGAAGAATCGGGTGCGGAATGCGGTTCTGAAGGAATATAACAAGATAGGCTATCGGGAGGGCATCAATCCGCCTTTCAACCAGCATCCACATGCCAAGACGATGGTGTTTACGCCCCTCAGTTCGATGTCGGGTGTAACCGGCAGCATGGGACCGTTCTTCTGCGAATTTACGCTGAACGGCGATATTCTTGCACACGATTATCCGGCTACCTATGCCCATGAGTTTGCTCATTTTCTGGGCATTGCTAACGAAGGAGAGGCGAATTTCTACAGTTATCTCGTCTGTACGGCATCACAGGATAAGGCGGTGAAATTCAGCGGATATTACCACATTCTGCCCCATGTATTATATAATGTATTCGACATCCTCGGCGAAAAGGAAGGTGAGAAATATCTGAAATATATCCGTCCTGAGATAATCAGGCTGCTGAAAAGCGACCGCCAATACTGGCAGGGCAAAAGATGTAAGGCACTGGATGCCGCCCAGGATTTCTTCTTCGAACTCTATCTGAGAGGCAACCATGTAGAAGGCGGCAGAAAGAGCTATGCCGGCGTCATCGGTCTGATTCTGGCTTGGGAGAACAAGCAGGAAAAATCTCTTAAGAAAAGATGA
- a CDS encoding RNA polymerase sigma factor produces the protein MSINDNGIVDTLKENPQNGFRMLMAKYQENVYWHIRRLVVSHDDAQDASQETFVRIYRSFGNYRGDCSLRSWIYRIATNEALRIISKRRQKVVSIESETTGVNLIQGDDYIDFDDKVAVKLQKAILSLPPKQQLAFNMRYYDELEFDEIAKVADSTPTSIKASYHVAKEKIIKYMNSND, from the coding sequence ATGAGTATAAATGACAATGGCATAGTGGATACGCTGAAGGAAAATCCACAGAACGGATTTCGGATGCTGATGGCGAAATACCAGGAAAACGTATATTGGCATATTCGCCGACTGGTGGTTTCGCATGATGATGCACAGGATGCCTCGCAGGAAACCTTCGTGAGAATCTATCGCTCGTTCGGCAACTATCGGGGCGATTGCTCTCTGAGAAGCTGGATTTATCGCATAGCCACAAATGAGGCTCTTAGGATTATCAGCAAACGGAGACAGAAAGTTGTTTCCATAGAATCGGAAACCACAGGTGTCAACCTGATTCAAGGTGATGATTATATCGACTTTGATGATAAGGTGGCGGTGAAACTGCAGAAGGCGATTCTCTCGCTTCCGCCCAAGCAGCAGCTGGCATTCAATATGAGATATTACGACGAACTCGAGTTCGACGAAATAGCCAAGGTTGCGGATTCCACACCAACAAGTATCAAGGCAAGCTATCATGTTGCCAAAGAGAAAATTATTAAGTACATGAATTCGAACGATTAA
- a CDS encoding IS1380 family transposase: MAKVQIKSEKLTPFGGFFSIMEQFDALLAQTIDSTLGLRCTMFGYQYSEILRSLMCVYLCGGSCIEDVTTHLMKHLSLHPTLRTCSADTILRAIEELTFKSITYKSASGKSYDFNTADKMNCLLVNALLATGQLKSGQEYDFDFDHQFIETEKYDAKPTYKKFLGYSPGVAVINDMIVGIENRGGNTNVRFNQKETFERIFKRLEASEIYISRARMDCGSCSEEIVDMVEAHCRHFYIRANRCSSFYDSMFALTGWKTVEINGIEFELNSILVEKWKGKPYRLVIQRQRRIKGDLDIWEGEYTYRCILTNDYKSSARDIVEFYNLRGGKERIFDDMNNGFGWNRLPKSFMAQNTVFLLMTALIRNFYKAIMQRLKTREFGLRATSRIKTFVFKFISVPAKWIKTSRRHVLNIYSDNNTYANLFKTDFG; the protein is encoded by the coding sequence ATGGCAAAAGTACAAATAAAATCTGAGAAACTCACTCCTTTTGGGGGATTTTTTTCGATTATGGAGCAATTTGATGCTCTTTTAGCTCAAACCATAGATTCCACCTTGGGATTGAGATGCACTATGTTTGGTTATCAATATAGCGAGATTCTACGCTCTCTGATGTGCGTATATCTTTGTGGTGGCTCATGTATTGAGGATGTTACAACTCACCTGATGAAACATTTGTCTCTTCATCCAACTCTTCGCACTTGCAGCGCAGACACCATATTACGTGCTATCGAAGAACTGACTTTTAAGAGCATCACCTATAAGTCAGCTTCTGGCAAATCCTATGATTTCAATACTGCAGACAAGATGAACTGCTTACTGGTCAATGCCCTGCTTGCTACTGGTCAATTGAAATCCGGTCAAGAGTATGATTTTGACTTTGACCATCAGTTCATTGAAACAGAGAAGTATGATGCAAAACCAACCTACAAGAAGTTCTTGGGCTATAGTCCAGGTGTAGCTGTCATTAACGACATGATTGTTGGTATTGAAAATAGAGGCGGCAACACAAACGTGCGCTTCAACCAAAAAGAAACTTTTGAAAGAATCTTCAAGCGATTGGAGGCTTCGGAAATATATATTTCTCGTGCCCGCATGGATTGCGGCTCATGTTCGGAGGAAATCGTAGATATGGTAGAGGCTCATTGCAGGCATTTTTATATTCGTGCCAACAGATGCTCTTCTTTCTACGATTCCATGTTTGCCTTAACTGGATGGAAAACTGTTGAAATCAACGGTATTGAGTTTGAGTTGAATTCTATCCTTGTTGAGAAATGGAAAGGAAAACCGTATCGTCTTGTCATACAGAGACAAAGGCGAATAAAGGGAGACCTTGACATTTGGGAAGGCGAATATACCTACAGATGTATACTGACTAACGATTACAAGTCGAGTGCAAGAGACATCGTGGAATTCTACAATCTTCGTGGTGGCAAGGAACGCATCTTCGATGACATGAACAATGGCTTTGGCTGGAATCGATTGCCAAAATCGTTCATGGCACAGAATACTGTATTCCTGCTTATGACAGCTCTCATCAGAAACTTCTACAAAGCTATTATGCAGAGATTGAAAACCCGTGAATTTGGATTGCGTGCCACCAGCAGGATCAAGACCTTTGTTTTCAAGTTCATCTCTGTTCCTGCAAAATGGATTAAGACATCACGCAGGCATGTATTGAACATTTACTCAGACAACAATACTTATGCCAACCTGTTCAAGACAGATTTTGGTTAA
- a CDS encoding NAD(P)-dependent oxidoreductase has protein sequence MSEQEEKKDINFQVVNEGFSTREAIEEAKRCLHCKIPQCRKGCPIENDIPDFVHELSMGNMGAAMSIINAKSNLPAICGRVCPHEKQCQGHCVLGKKGKPVQIGKLEQFLADFDTKMNLSRERLPQKTRGRVAVIGSGPAGLTVAGDLARQGFNVTIFEGQAEPGGVLMYGIPEYRLPKSVVRDEVSKIEALGVQFITKSMVGENNVTIDSLFRAGYDAIFMGTGTSVPQNMDSTPGSKLHGVSQSTYFLHNVNAYNEGALTREMVPLRDGEKVGVIGGGNVAMDAARTAIRLGADVTVLYRKTQEEMPAIQSEYEEAVKEGVKFEWKTTVEAFLKGKNGRLGSCVLNTPEGERVEKFDRIYLAIGSRPANRIVSTTAGIEVDEKGYVKVVERPYGMTTRRGVFAGGDVVHRPQTVVLAMKAAKEVAQGIAQYVDAIKLLEEAKRIEQQGTVE, from the coding sequence ATGAGTGAACAGGAAGAAAAGAAAGATATAAATTTCCAAGTGGTAAACGAGGGCTTCTCTACCCGAGAGGCTATTGAGGAGGCCAAGCGCTGTCTGCACTGCAAGATTCCGCAGTGTCGCAAGGGCTGTCCTATAGAGAATGATATCCCCGACTTTGTACACGAATTGTCCATGGGCAATATGGGTGCGGCGATGAGCATCATCAATGCCAAGAGCAACCTGCCTGCCATCTGCGGCCGTGTGTGCCCTCACGAGAAGCAGTGCCAGGGTCACTGTGTGCTGGGCAAGAAGGGCAAACCGGTGCAGATAGGCAAGTTGGAGCAGTTTCTCGCCGACTTCGATACCAAGATGAATCTCTCTCGTGAGCGCTTGCCACAGAAAACTCGTGGCAGGGTAGCCGTCATCGGTTCAGGACCTGCAGGTCTGACCGTAGCGGGCGATTTGGCTCGCCAGGGCTTCAATGTAACCATCTTCGAGGGACAGGCAGAGCCGGGCGGTGTGCTGATGTATGGCATTCCTGAGTATCGACTGCCTAAGAGCGTGGTGCGCGATGAGGTGAGCAAGATTGAGGCATTGGGCGTACAGTTTATCACCAAAAGCATGGTGGGTGAGAACAATGTTACCATCGACAGCCTGTTCCGTGCCGGCTATGATGCTATCTTCATGGGCACGGGTACCAGTGTGCCACAGAACATGGATTCCACACCGGGCAGCAAGCTCCATGGTGTGAGCCAGAGCACCTACTTCCTGCACAATGTGAATGCCTATAATGAGGGTGCCTTGACTAGAGAGATGGTGCCTCTGCGTGATGGCGAGAAGGTAGGCGTCATCGGCGGTGGCAATGTGGCGATGGATGCCGCTCGTACCGCTATCCGACTGGGAGCCGACGTAACTGTGCTCTATCGCAAGACCCAGGAAGAGATGCCTGCCATCCAGAGCGAGTATGAGGAGGCTGTGAAGGAAGGAGTGAAGTTTGAGTGGAAGACCACCGTAGAGGCTTTCCTCAAGGGCAAGAATGGTAGACTCGGCAGCTGTGTGCTCAATACCCCAGAGGGCGAGAGAGTGGAGAAGTTCGACCGCATCTATCTGGCCATCGGTTCTCGTCCAGCCAATCGCATCGTGTCTACCACGGCAGGTATCGAGGTAGATGAGAAGGGCTATGTCAAGGTGGTGGAACGTCCATACGGTATGACCACTCGCCGAGGCGTATTTGCCGGAGGTGATGTGGTGCATCGTCCTCAGACTGTGGTTCTTGCGATGAAGGCAGCCAAGGAGGTGGCACAGGGCATCGCCCAGTATGTGGATGCCATCAAGCTCTTGGAAGAGGCCAAGCGCATTGAGCAGCAAGGCACCGTGGAATAG
- a CDS encoding bifunctional 4-hydroxy-2-oxoglutarate aldolase/2-dehydro-3-deoxy-phosphogluconate aldolase, translated as MAKFNKQQVLAKITETGMVPVFYNNDVEIAKNIVKACYDGGVRAFEFTNRGDFAHEVFAEVVKFAAKECPDMAMGVGSIVDAPTASLYIQLGACFVVGPLFNPDVAKVCNRRLIPYTPGCGSVTEVGMAQEMGCDLCKVFPGDVLGTNFVKGLKAPMPWSLIMVTGGVSPDADNIASWIKAGANCVGMGSKLFPKATIAAGDWKAVSDKCRESLAFVAQAQ; from the coding sequence ATGGCTAAATTCAACAAACAGCAGGTGCTTGCAAAGATTACCGAGACTGGTATGGTGCCTGTATTCTATAATAACGACGTAGAGATAGCAAAGAACATCGTAAAGGCTTGCTATGATGGTGGTGTTCGTGCATTCGAGTTTACCAACCGTGGTGACTTCGCTCACGAGGTATTCGCTGAGGTAGTTAAGTTTGCAGCTAAGGAATGTCCAGATATGGCAATGGGTGTAGGCTCTATCGTCGACGCTCCTACAGCATCTCTTTACATTCAGCTTGGTGCTTGCTTTGTAGTAGGTCCGTTGTTCAACCCAGACGTAGCTAAGGTTTGCAACCGTCGTCTTATTCCTTATACACCAGGATGTGGCTCAGTAACAGAGGTCGGTATGGCTCAGGAGATGGGTTGCGATCTTTGCAAGGTATTCCCTGGTGACGTTCTTGGTACTAACTTTGTTAAGGGCTTGAAGGCCCCAATGCCTTGGTCGCTTATCATGGTTACAGGTGGTGTATCTCCAGATGCAGATAACATAGCTTCTTGGATTAAGGCAGGTGCCAACTGTGTAGGTATGGGCTCTAAGCTTTTCCCGAAGGCCACTATCGCTGCTGGTGATTGGAAGGCAGTGAGCGACAAGTGCCGTGAGTCTTTGGCTTTTGTTGCACAGGCTCAGTAA
- a CDS encoding sugar kinase, translated as MAKIITLGEIMLRLSPVGNDRFIQSETLRVIPGGGEANVAVSVANYGHEAYFVSKLPKHEIGQMAVNALRRYGVDTSFVARGGDRVGLYYAETGASMRPSKVVYDRAHSAIAEAKPEDFDFDAIMEGAQWFHWSGITTAISDNAAELTRLACEAAKRHGVTVSVDLNFRKKLWTSEKAISVMRPLMKYVDVCIGNEEDAQLCLGFKPDADVEGGQTDASGYHKIFEQMKKEFGFKYVVSTLRESFSATHNGWKALIYNGEEFYESRRYDIMPIIDRVGGGDSFSGGLIHGLLTKPTQGEALEFAVAASALKHTINGDFNLVTVDEVEALAAGNANGRVQR; from the coding sequence ATGGCAAAGATTATAACCCTAGGCGAGATTATGCTTCGCCTTTCTCCAGTCGGTAACGACCGTTTTATCCAGTCAGAAACTCTTCGCGTCATCCCTGGTGGCGGTGAGGCTAACGTAGCTGTTAGTGTAGCTAATTATGGTCATGAGGCTTACTTTGTGAGCAAGCTTCCTAAGCATGAGATTGGTCAGATGGCAGTTAACGCATTGCGTCGTTATGGTGTAGATACAAGCTTCGTTGCTCGTGGTGGCGATCGTGTGGGTCTATACTATGCTGAGACAGGTGCTTCTATGCGTCCGTCAAAGGTTGTTTACGACCGTGCTCACTCTGCTATTGCAGAAGCTAAGCCAGAGGATTTCGACTTCGATGCTATCATGGAAGGTGCTCAGTGGTTCCACTGGAGTGGCATTACTACTGCTATCAGCGACAATGCTGCCGAGCTTACACGTCTTGCTTGTGAGGCTGCTAAGCGTCACGGTGTAACAGTGAGTGTTGACCTCAACTTCCGTAAGAAGCTCTGGACATCAGAGAAGGCTATCTCTGTAATGCGTCCTTTGATGAAGTATGTTGATGTTTGCATAGGCAACGAGGAAGACGCACAGCTCTGCCTTGGCTTTAAGCCAGACGCTGACGTTGAGGGTGGACAGACCGACGCAAGCGGCTATCACAAGATTTTCGAGCAGATGAAGAAGGAGTTTGGCTTCAAGTATGTTGTTTCTACTCTGCGCGAGAGCTTCTCGGCAACACATAATGGTTGGAAGGCTCTTATCTATAACGGCGAGGAGTTCTATGAGAGCCGTCGTTATGACATTATGCCTATTATCGACCGTGTAGGTGGTGGCGACTCATTCTCAGGTGGTCTTATCCATGGTTTGCTTACAAAGCCTACACAGGGTGAAGCTCTTGAGTTTGCCGTTGCAGCTTCGGCATTGAAGCACACTATTAACGGTGACTTCAACCTTGTTACAGTTGATGAGGTAGAGGCTTTGGCAGCTGGCAATGCTAATGGTCGTGTACAGCGATAA
- a CDS encoding alpha/beta hydrolase, giving the protein MKKYLSLLCLVCAMLGTAIGVKAQTTQLTNHYAMKLIEDGQGGYKLLQEARYAKARMDMSKLTDVLVPYKYEPQRLTSKLYKGVETVDIVYKKANGYELILSVDKAVSDKPAPFMIYLHGGGWRTSNNGSSKVLSQYLAKQAGITGVRVSYTLAPQPGATIQVTIQDVMDALKYVQNHAKELHVDPSCFGFLGTSAGAHLAAVGAMKSQAKLLVGYSGIYDLQKAKITAKTKDAQRIAYFDQLNPKTLAAVSPINLIPQKNIPACLLVCGTYDLTVECEQSKMLADAVKQKGGEAVLSVYPFYDHNLSSKGSDKMEEIFFKSADFIQKNLK; this is encoded by the coding sequence ATGAAAAAATATTTATCTTTATTATGCTTGGTTTGTGCCATGTTAGGCACTGCTATAGGTGTGAAGGCACAGACCACTCAACTCACCAATCACTATGCCATGAAGCTGATAGAGGATGGACAGGGTGGGTATAAACTCTTGCAAGAAGCGCGTTATGCCAAGGCACGCATGGACATGAGTAAGCTTACTGATGTGCTGGTGCCATATAAGTATGAACCGCAAAGACTGACAAGCAAACTCTACAAGGGCGTAGAAACAGTAGACATCGTCTACAAGAAAGCGAATGGTTATGAACTGATTCTTTCTGTAGACAAGGCGGTTTCGGACAAGCCCGCACCTTTTATGATTTATCTGCATGGCGGGGGATGGCGCACTAGTAACAATGGTTCTTCTAAGGTCTTGTCGCAATATCTTGCCAAACAGGCTGGAATCACAGGCGTGAGAGTTTCTTATACCTTGGCGCCACAGCCAGGAGCCACGATTCAGGTCACGATACAGGATGTGATGGATGCGCTGAAATATGTGCAAAACCATGCCAAAGAACTTCATGTAGACCCCTCTTGTTTTGGATTCTTAGGTACGTCAGCGGGAGCTCATCTGGCAGCTGTGGGTGCCATGAAGTCGCAAGCCAAACTGCTGGTGGGCTATTCTGGAATCTATGATCTGCAGAAGGCTAAGATTACGGCAAAGACGAAGGATGCTCAGCGCATCGCTTATTTCGATCAGCTCAATCCTAAAACGCTCGCTGCCGTGTCGCCCATCAACCTCATCCCCCAGAAGAATATTCCTGCTTGTCTGCTCGTCTGTGGAACCTACGACTTGACAGTGGAGTGCGAACAGAGCAAGATGTTGGCTGATGCTGTAAAGCAGAAGGGTGGTGAGGCTGTGCTTTCCGTCTATCCTTTCTATGATCACAACTTATCGTCGAAAGGTTCAGACAAGATGGAGGAAATCTTTTTCAAATCGGCCGATTTCATACAGAAGAACTTGAAGTGA
- a CDS encoding alginate lyase family protein codes for MRKLIVLLVFAGALVSAKAQILPLDKQRLSALKEAYLHNNEQAVKMVGFYEGMAVKLMKDKAPTVKSKILPPSNDARDYISLSRYWWPDTTKKDGLPYVRHDGKVNPEIDSYMSEKAMVKMANAVDCLSLLYYVTGKSLYAEHCARYLRAWFTDSITGMNPNMTYSQFIPGRTKLRGTGILDARHACRALCMSALIKDYAGWTEHDQTQLTEWGKAFLYWMEHSTQGQMERRTKNNHGLWFDVTHMELLAFLGYENRIREVLRDDFMQKLNNQIAENGSLPQELARTLSLHYSTFVCEASLQASFIAAGIGENLWTMKTASQKSLADVVAFLYPYYKSPEKWTYKQIKKFDAQRATPILLEAGKALGNKNYTKLAYQLGMTDKSALLMPYYDVQISR; via the coding sequence ATGAGAAAACTCATAGTATTACTGGTCTTTGCAGGGGCTTTGGTCTCTGCAAAGGCTCAGATTCTGCCTCTTGACAAGCAGCGACTGTCTGCTCTTAAAGAGGCTTATCTGCACAACAATGAGCAGGCTGTTAAGATGGTTGGCTTCTATGAGGGGATGGCGGTTAAACTGATGAAGGACAAGGCCCCTACGGTCAAGTCGAAGATATTACCTCCCTCTAATGATGCTCGTGATTACATCTCTTTGTCTCGCTACTGGTGGCCGGATACGACAAAGAAAGACGGACTCCCTTATGTGCGACATGATGGTAAGGTGAATCCTGAAATCGATTCTTATATGAGCGAGAAGGCTATGGTGAAAATGGCTAATGCCGTAGACTGTCTTTCTTTGTTATATTATGTCACAGGCAAAAGTTTGTATGCTGAACATTGTGCGCGTTATCTGCGTGCATGGTTTACCGACAGCATCACGGGTATGAATCCCAATATGACTTATTCACAGTTCATCCCTGGACGCACCAAACTTCGTGGTACGGGCATACTGGATGCGCGTCATGCTTGTAGAGCTCTGTGTATGTCGGCTCTCATCAAGGATTATGCTGGATGGACAGAGCATGACCAGACACAACTCACTGAATGGGGAAAGGCTTTCTTGTATTGGATGGAGCACAGTACTCAGGGACAAATGGAGCGTAGAACTAAAAACAATCATGGCTTGTGGTTTGACGTGACGCACATGGAACTATTAGCTTTCTTGGGTTACGAAAATCGAATCAGAGAAGTGCTGCGCGACGACTTCATGCAGAAACTCAACAATCAGATAGCTGAGAATGGTTCACTGCCACAGGAGTTGGCTCGCACTTTGTCCTTGCACTATTCCACCTTTGTTTGTGAGGCATCTTTGCAGGCTTCTTTTATAGCTGCAGGTATCGGTGAAAATCTCTGGACTATGAAGACTGCTTCGCAAAAGTCATTGGCAGATGTCGTCGCTTTCTTGTATCCTTATTACAAGTCGCCAGAGAAGTGGACGTACAAGCAAATCAAAAAGTTTGATGCCCAACGTGCTACTCCTATCTTGCTCGAAGCAGGAAAGGCTTTGGGAAATAAAAACTACACCAAACTGGCTTATCAGCTGGGAATGACGGATAAAAGTGCTCTGTTGATGCCTTATTACGACGTTCAGATCAGTCGCTAA
- a CDS encoding SDR family NAD(P)-dependent oxidoreductase — MKRFENKVAIVTGGSRDLGRAVSVQLAADGAKVCVNYFGNEAAAKETAELISQVGGECILVKGDMTKVADVKNLVAETQKAFGEKIDVLVNVVGGMVGRKKIAEQEDDWYDIVMDVNMRSVWLATRAVVPFMTAGASIVNFSSLAARDGGGAGASLYATSKAAVSTFTRSMAKELGPDGIRVNAVCPGTIATSFHDIFNTPENRERMKGNYPLRREGQADEVADLVCYLASDEASYITGANIDINGGVFFS, encoded by the coding sequence ATGAAAAGATTTGAAAATAAAGTAGCCATCGTTACTGGTGGTTCAAGAGACTTGGGTAGAGCAGTATCAGTGCAGTTGGCAGCCGATGGTGCCAAGGTTTGCGTTAACTATTTCGGTAATGAGGCAGCTGCCAAGGAGACTGCTGAGTTAATCAGTCAGGTAGGTGGCGAGTGCATTCTCGTGAAAGGCGACATGACCAAGGTGGCTGATGTGAAGAATCTTGTAGCAGAGACTCAGAAAGCCTTTGGCGAAAAGATTGATGTCTTGGTAAACGTAGTAGGCGGTATGGTTGGCCGTAAGAAGATTGCCGAGCAGGAAGACGACTGGTATGACATCGTAATGGATGTTAATATGCGTTCTGTATGGTTGGCTACTCGTGCTGTTGTGCCTTTCATGACAGCTGGTGCTTCTATTGTAAACTTCTCTTCTTTGGCTGCTCGTGATGGTGGTGGTGCTGGTGCTTCGCTCTATGCCACATCTAAGGCTGCGGTTTCTACCTTTACTCGTTCTATGGCTAAGGAGTTGGGTCCTGATGGCATTCGTGTCAACGCTGTTTGCCCTGGTACGATAGCTACATCTTTCCACGACATCTTCAACACTCCTGAGAATCGTGAGCGTATGAAGGGAAACTATCCTCTGCGCCGTGAGGGTCAGGCTGATGAGGTGGCTGACTTGGTATGCTACTTGGCAAGCGATGAGGCTTCTTACATCACAGGTGCCAACATCGATATCAATGGTGGTGTATTCTTCTCATAA